The Candidatus Latescibacter sp. sequence TGCTGCCCGATATGCGCGCCTGGGGCGATGCGGTCACCATCTACCTGGAAGCGGTGAATCAGGTACCGAAAGAGCCATTCCAGATGGAAATGGAACTTATCGATGAATCAAAGCCCGGCCAGATCATCATAGCCCAGGCGAATGCGCCCAGGCTTTCCGCCTTCTGGGGCGGATTGCTCTCCAACGCAGCAGTAGGCCACAAGGTGGCCGGTGTCATCACCGACGGCGGCGTACGTGATTACGATGAAATTCTCGAATTGAATTTCCCCACATTCAGCGCCGGCCTGACCCCCTATGACTCTCTCGGCCGCATGGACGGAAAGAAACGGAATATCCCGATTGTCTGCGGCGGCGTGAAAGTGTCCCCGGGCGACCTGGTGTTCGCCGATAACGTCGGCGTCGTGGTGGTCCCGCAGGGCATTGCGGATAAGGTTATCGCCAAAGCCTGGGAAAAGGTACAGGGCGAGAACTTGGTACGGCAGGAACTGCGTTCCGGCGCTGGCGTAGTCAAAACATTTAAGAAATACCATATTCTCTGAAAAGTCGTGTGAACGTTGGTTTAATAATGTAGACCCTGAAACGGTTTTACTGTTCCCGCAAAGCGGCAACGAGTTCAGGGTGATGCTGTCATGCCGAACTTGTTTCGGCATCTATCAGTTCATAGAATTTTAAAACTGGTCGTTTTTAGTCGGAGGTAACCGTGGCA is a genomic window containing:
- a CDS encoding RraA family protein, with the protein product MSFGKFDKMRRKLFTRGASLLGATVTGAMLASGAEGQTKAKPSGNIPVPTGGKYAKYNDKLPKLFTAVIQDVMDAMNVRDQCMDPKVRPLLPDMRAWGDAVTIYLEAVNQVPKEPFQMEMELIDESKPGQIIIAQANAPRLSAFWGGLLSNAAVGHKVAGVITDGGVRDYDEILELNFPTFSAGLTPYDSLGRMDGKKRNIPIVCGGVKVSPGDLVFADNVGVVVVPQGIADKVIAKAWEKVQGENLVRQELRSGAGVVKTFKKYHIL